The proteins below are encoded in one region of Oenanthe melanoleuca isolate GR-GAL-2019-014 chromosome 4A, OMel1.0, whole genome shotgun sequence:
- the CHIC1 gene encoding cysteine-rich hydrophobic domain-containing protein 1, with translation MSVLLPNMADFDTIYELEEEDEEEQDEPEPVVRSQELPRPRDAPDPVAVRGAGHITVFGLSNKFDTEFPSVLTGKVAPEEFKTSISRVNACLRKNLPVNVKWLLCGCLCCCCTLGCSLWPVVCLNKRTRRSIQKLLEWENNRLYHKLGLHWKLSKRKCETSNMMEYVILIEFLPKYPIFRPD, from the exons ATGAGCGTCCTGCTGCCCAATATGGCGGACTTCGACACGATCTAcgagctggaggaggaggacgaggaggagcaggatgagccTGAGCCCGTGGTGcggagccaggagctgccccggccccgcgaCGCGCCCGATCCCGTAGCGGTACGGGGCGCCGGGCACATCACCGT gTTTGGCTTGAGCAACAAGTTTGATACAGAATTTCCTTCTGTTCTGACAGGGAAG GTGGCCCCTGAGGAATTCAAGACCAGCATCAGCAGAGTGAATGCCTGCCTGAGGAAGAACCTCCCTGTCAATGTCAAgtggctgctctgtggctgcctgtgctgctgctgcactctgggctgcagcctgtggcCTGTGGTCTGTCTTAACAAAAGA ACTAGAAGATCAATTCAGAAGTTATTAGAATGGGAAAACAACAGACTATATCATAAG CTTGGTTTGCACTGGAAGCTGAGTAAAAGGAAATGTGAAACTAGCAATATGATGGAATAT GTAATATTAATAGAGTTCTTACCAAAATACCCCATATTTCGACCTGACTGA